Genomic DNA from Salvia miltiorrhiza cultivar Shanhuang (shh) chromosome 1, IMPLAD_Smil_shh, whole genome shotgun sequence:
AGCACATTTTTGGCAGCCGTTTTCTTGCAAAATTCTCAAGACCAAGAAATGGGAAGTTTGAGAAGATAGGACTTTCCCCTGTAAACTTACTCGACCAATTTGTCACGGTTGAGAAATTCTTGAACTATGTATTTCTTGATGAATTGgcaataaataaatagttcCGCTTTGTTGGCCTACTTTTGAAACCAGTGACTTTATTCTATCACGTAATAGTTCGTAACATTTTACAGACAATTGTAACATGTCAGTGAAAAATTCTACCAATTTTTTCtcaaatatgtatataattaattattaatatacaaAAAACCATACCAATACCAAGTGTTTTTACTAAGTATCTCAATTTTGTTAATACTAGATGCAATCTTCTCCAAAAAAAACTTACATACTAAAGTGACTAAAAACTGCCACTAAATTTCCAGACCACAAGAAGAATATTTCCTACCTATCCCCCATGTCAAATGGTAGATGAAAACTTGATTTAAATACAATCAAGCCCGTATAAAAATGATATAGCCACTAGTCAAAGTGGTTGAGCTCCAAAAATCCCATTTCAAATCTACCAATTCTCTCCTCCCAAATTCCTTAAAACCCAAACCAATTTATATTAAGCTCCAAATCCTAGCCATCAACACCAatccaaaataagaaaaacaaagGTACAATTAAAAATGGCTAGTTTGCAGATAATTCTCCCAATTCTTGTAAGCTTATCTTGGATTTATGGGACGAATGCGCAGATCACGACAGCATGCAGCAGTTCCATGATAAGCAGCTTCACGCCGTGCTTGAACTTCGTGaccggcagcagcggcagcggctCCTCTCCGACACGAGATTGCTGCGATGCGTTGAAATCACTGATCGTCAACAACATGGACTGCGCCTGCCTAATCATAACCGGAAATGTGCCGGTTTCCATCCCTTTTATCAACGCCAACTTGGGAAGCGCTCTGCCCCGAGCTTGCAAATCCTCCGTCCCTATGCAGTGCAAATGTACCTATCACTCCTACTTTTTAACACATCTCTATCTCTATtttactcatttctcatttttttaatcttGAATTTTGCAGCCTCTGGTGTTCCCTTACCAGCTCCAGGTACACAAACATAATAtaactttttttgttttttggagATGAATGTTTGAATTCAAAGCTTTGTGTAAGACACTTTGAATTCATATATTGATCTTCACCCATATAAGGTGCTATATTTGTGATTATGCAATTGTTTGATAGTATTTGAATCTTGAATCGTCACAACAATTTTGAGTCACCAATAGTCTTACATAAGATAAGGCTACCTCGATTATCTCTAGTGCATAATTGGTGTCATAATATTAATAAGTATGTCGTCATTCTGTGGAGaaatttgaaatatatttttttatataaaatttcttCTTCCCATTTTACTCAAAATTTCCTGTGGTGatgatttttaatttgtaatatttcatttttttttttgaatatttgGGTAAAATTGATAATTGGCAGGTCCTGTATTATTTACGCCTCCTGCACCACCTGCTGCTGCACCTGTTCATGATGTCCCTGCTGCTACTCCGCTTCATGCTCATGCTCCCAAAGGTAAATTGGATTCAAGGATTCATTTTATTCTATGTTATGGTTTTGAGTTATCTAATGTTGTAATGATTTAGGATAATTGAATCGCCTATGGCATAGGTCTAAATAAGagctaattaaattattttaatctcTTATACATATAATCAACTCTTACTTCAGTGCATTTTAATCCATCATCCTCCAATGTTGCATTTTGATGAgagtatttaattttgtttccaAGAGAGAATTTCAGATTTTAAATGACTTGAACAAGGTATATTAATTTTCAGATGTAACAAAAATTCCCACAAATATCTTTACAAAATATTTTGCATTGGAAAACTCTATCATACCAAATCAATTTGGGAATCTCATACACATTTCTTTTCTCATGACTAATTCCTTAAACTTTTCCTTAGGTTCTAAAGCCGCGACCGCGGCTGCTCCGCCTCCAGCCGGAAGCTTGGATATCGCACCGGCGCCGTCGTCTACTCCTAAATTTCCGTTAGGTCCAGGTGCAAATCCGGGGATTAGACCAGTGGTGAACCCCAGCTCAGCAGCCTCGAATCTATTCGCCGTTTCATTGCCATATCTTGTTTTAATGTTTGCAGGCATTATTGCTTTTAAATTCTTCTAAGCAATCAAATATTTGAGATGTAACGTTGTTGTTGTTCTTCATATTAACGGAGGAATGTATTGTAAGCTTCATCGAccaatcaaatttaaatttttcttgaATTGAGTTATCATGTTGCGTTTTCTATTTACGTATTCTAGTTGCAAGATCTCATTACCGATCCTTTTAGTTTTACAAATTCAACGATGATTGAAAGTTGATAAACGCTGCTATCCTTGTAACTTCAAATTGGAAAAGTAGTGTagaaaaatattcattttatgTAAAACCTCATTTTAGAATACGGTGCTAGATGCAAAACAAAGTCTTGAGTTGATCGTggcggattttttttttattgttaatttatatataaaaaatatatttcagtCGTTTATAAAAAATAACCATAAAAAGTGACGatgtaaattttaataaaaatagttgaatAATGGAGAAAATGTCGTAAATAAAAGGTTGATAGTGAATAGCAAAGAGGTTTAAGTTTTAACCATGTGGGAGATTGTgcccaaaaatagaaatgaatatttttttgtggacgtcctaaAATAACAAAGAAGAACTATTCTATATGGACAAAGAGAGTATTCAATAaaggtaaattttaattttgcacatgaactaaTTAAAAGTTATATTTTCGAATATACAAATTTTtcattgttttgattttttcacaCGATTGTCAATTTCTCCAAACTAATGTTGAGGTGAGCACGTGAAATGTCTACATGATTTAAATGAGTGATGTATTAGATGATGTAATTAATTGTCTACGTCATTTCAATTAGTTACGATGACATTAATTTATCACTTCAACTAACTAATTAGTTTGCcacttaaattaattagagtGATATTAATTTGCCAAAAATTGATAATCGTAtgaaaaaatatactaataattaaaactcatatatttacaaataaatcttttaatttatatacaaaattaaaattagataAATGTTTGTGCATTAACTATAATTACCCATTCATTAGATTACCTATATCATTGTTTTATTAGTCCAACTCAAAAAACACAAATGATATTCCTTCTCTCACATTAGAGTATGCATAATTATTggtgacatgaattttaataaatattaggtgAATATGTTAATAGTTGAAAAAGGAGTCTATTTTTATAAGTGAAAAAAATGTCCAAAGGAAAATATACACTGTTATGAAACATATCAAAATGCAAAAAAAACATACTTTTATGGAATGGAGAATTTATTAGGTGAATATGTTAATAGTTGAAGAAGAAGTCTATTTTTATAAGTGGAAAAAAATGTCCAAAGGAAAATATACACTGTTATATATGAAACATATGTTAATAGTTGAAGAAGGAGtctatttttatgaaattaatggAGAAAGTAaaagaattaaataataaaatattatacagAACATATATATCTCATATATAGGATTATAATGCACCGCCAAAAGAATTCGATCAACAATACCGATTTAATTTTGCACTGTAAAGACTGCACAAGCTTCAGTACTACTAAATCCAGCTAtatatgaagtttttttttttttttttgatcgagcaaagtcatgttagatgttagtagttagttccccatccactccaagaaccaccttatctctccattcaccaaatccaccttatataccaaatccaccttatatctccaatctccaattctagttagttccccatccactccaagaaccaccttatctctccattcaccaaatccaccttatatctccaatctccaattcgctccttccccatccactccaagaaccaccttatctctccattcaccaaatccaccttatatctccaatctccaattcgctcccaagagggatcgaacccgggtcacttcacttaagtgaggacctggtggccagtgggctaagccccctgatTCCAGCTATATATGAAGTGGAAAGATATAAATTAAGATATATCGAGCAATATTATAATTATCTcagttttctttctttttctggtTTGATTCTTTGTAAtagtaaaatttgaatttaatatttGACCACAAACTCACGAACATATCACTAGTAATTTTCAAATTACACTATAATCTATTGTTATAGTATTTGACTAACGATCGATGTGATTCTAATTAGTTCTCTCCTTTGCCAATTAAGTATTTATAATAAGAACTGGAAACATAAATGATTCGTACAGATAAGAATATgtgaaaaaataagtaaaagtaTTGCTAGCTATAATACATAAATTGCAATTTGACCCTAACAtttcagaaaaagaaaaaggaagctTGGCAAACAGATAATCACAGCcttcatatattttatttcgCTCAATGTCATCAGCATATGCACTTTATTTTGAATAACATTAATTGGACAAATTATAAAATAGGTactcaaattaaaatattttagctGGTAAAACATTAATTCTGATGAACTCGAATTCTAgcgatcatcaagatttattATTCGTTTATTAATGTTCGACATGAAACATAAATTAATTTCGTAGAGTCGCTAGTATTTGTGACAAAGAGTCCCAATTAATCACATTAATCACATgtagtataattatttacattaTTTGGTTATATATTGTACTAATGTTGTTCATCAAAATATTAAGATAAACTTTTTCTGCTTGTAGACGGAGACTAATTTTGATCGAGCAATATAAATTTATGCTTTCGATGATAATCTAGGTATAGATTAAACGATAATTATGTATTAACATAACTTTGATTAGTATTTACTATTTAGACACTTCTCCAGTAGCATCATCTGTATCAAGATGAACATAGATTATGGGGTGGatgtaggggtgagcattcggttatatggttcggtttttgttaaaatcaaaccaaatcaaaccatattttagttcggttttaaaaaaaaccgaatcgaaccgaattaaccaaaatttttataattaaaaccgaactgaaccgaaaaaccgaattaatccgaagaaaaccgaaattttcgaaaaaaaaaacgaaaaaaccaaaattttcgaaaaaaaaaccgaaaattccaaaaaaaactatataaaattaaaaaaatattagaagttagatattataaaatgtgttaaattaaaatattatatatatatatatatatatatatattataaatataattcggtaaTGCACATATAGCATTATTgtataagagagagaaaaggaaaaGAGCGAAGGAGAACTGCAAAACTTGCGAGCATTCTCTCCTCGCGCTGACGACGGCGCCACCACCGCAGCAGAGTCCCTCAGACGACTTCTGCGTGCTCCGGGAGCTCACCTCGGCCCAGCTTGTTTCGACGCATTGAGCGCCAAGCTCGTCCAGCGTGCTGGTTTCGATTTCTGCTTCACTACTGAAGAGAGAGAGTTTTGAAGCAGCTAACCCTCGCCATCTGCGGCTTTCTCATCGGCATCGCCTGCATCGCCGTCGGGGcccatctctctttctccaatATCGCTCCTCAGCAGGCCCGAGTCCAGATCCATTGCTGAACGCCCCGATCTTCGCCCCTTACGCGCTCCCAATCCCGATCCCAGCAGCCGTTTTCAGCAAATTCGAAGAAGCCAGATTTACAAGTTTCGGAATTCAGACTCGCAAATCGGAGGAAAGTAATTTTCAACAAGATTTACAAGAAGACCTGCGACACCACCACTTCATCGTGCTCGCGACGACGCCGACTCGCCTCTGGAAACGGGAGTTGCAGGCCATCAACCACCAACTTTAAAAGAGAGACATCAGCTGCCGCAGATCACGATCGGCTCTTAGCTGACCTTCGTAGCAGACCTCCGTAGCAGATCTCCGCAGCAGCAGACAGGTGCCGCTCCCAGCAGACCTCCGATCGGCTCCCAGCAGACCTTCACAGCAGCAGACCTCCGTAGCAGATCTAGCAGACCTCCGTAGCAGATCGGCGCCGATCTTCAATCGGCTCTCAGATCCGATGCCGATTGTGCCTCCAGAATACTGATTGTGCTCTGGTTTCTCCCAGATCTCGAGAACTTTCTCCGCGGCGACGATTTTCCACTCTACGGTACAGTTACGGTTACGTTTCTCGACTGCATGGTTGTTCAGTATGGTTCTGTGAAATTGGATTGAACCGATGTGATTCTATCTGCTGTCAAATTAACATTGGTGGTGTAAATGGAATGGAGAGAGGTGAGGAAACGAAGGACTGGCCAACCTTTTTCCGAGAGAATACCAACAAGACACCAAAGATACCCAAACCCTAGGAACACAAGCCTCAGTTCGAGAAGAACCTTTAATGGAACAGACGGTGGTAGATTTGGGAGGCAATCGACGAGGGGAGAGTGGAATGGGAGGGATAAGGCGATCACCACTTTCTTCGTCAACAATTTGCCAGATGGCTGCAGCGCGGATTTCCTGAGAAGAAAGTTTGCCACGATCTTGGAACCTACCGAAGTTGTTTGTCCAAAAAAGAGGGATTTGCGTGGGAAAGCTTTCGGTTTTGTTAGGTTCGGGGGGGTGAGTTTTCCCGATAAGTTGCTTGCGGATCTTAACACGCTATGGATCGGCAGCTATAAAATCAGGGTCTATAAACCAAGGTTTGAGAGAGAACTGAGGGCTGAAAGGCGGGAGGATCCGAAGCCTGATAAGAGTCAGGAGAAACCTCGTGTTTTTGAGAGAGCGGACAGGAAAGCTGGAATTTCCTTCAAAGATATTCTCACGGGGAACGAAGGAAAGGAGACAAGAGCGGAAGAAGTACTTCACTTCAAGCCAACGGATGAGGAGAAAGCTTGGATACAGGGGGCAGTTACCGGTTTTCTGAAAAAGGAGTTCTTGTGGGAAGAGGTCAAAGACGAAATCATGGGAGAATGTTCGGGGAAACTGAAAGTTTCGACAATTGGAGGGAATCTCGTTCTCTTTCAGAGTGCATGCGGAGATCCAACTGAAGAAATCCTTAAAGAGATGGACGAATGGTTTCGGTTCTGGTTCTCGTGGAGTAGGAAATGGAAGATTGGCGATGTTTCGCATCAAAGAGTGGTCTGGACCAAATGGGTGGGTGTGCCTTTACATGCATGGAATCCTCGGTTCTTCAACGATGCATGTGCTAGTTTTGGTGTGGTTCGTAAAATTCATGAAGGTACCGCGACAAAGGAAAAGTTCGATGAAGCCTTCATTCAGGTTGACACGGGCCTCCATTCATGCGACAGACTTTTGGATTGCGTGATCGAGGGGTCGTGTTTCAAAATTCGTGTCGAGGAGATCAGAGATGCACCCAATCTCTGCGTCAGATGCCAGGCGGAGGAGGAGAGGACGGAATCGGACTCCGATTGGTCTTCGGAGGAGGTCTCAACGGGGCCGGCAGATGCTATTATCGAGGATGACGAAAAGCAATTTTACAAAAGCGGCAGCGTTTCATTGTCCCAAGAAACAGTCTCTTCGATTCCAGCATCGTGTGAGGGGGGTACAATCGAGGGCCCAACCGAAGGCCAGTCCAGTAAAGAAGAGGAAGGCCCACATCATCTAGAGAGTGGCCCAGGAGATAAGGAAGCATTTTCGGCCAAACCCTTTTTTGACTCTTGCGGTTTGGTCTCCTCGAGCCCCCAAACAAGTGGAAAATCATCGTCTCTTTTGGTGGAAGAAGTCACAGTGGGAAGGGAAGATGGATTTGCGGGAGGTCAGGTGGGAGAGAGTTCATCCTGTCAAGTTTTTGCCAAAGAAACGAGGCTTTCAGCCGCGTCTGGATCGGAGAAAGACAAAGAACGCGAGGGCCAATCACGACAGTCAGAAGATAAGGAGAGAACCATTTTTCTTCAGGAAATCACCGAGAAAGAAACCGCTGGTAAAGCTCtagaaaataacaaaaagaaacagaGCAAGAAAGCGAAGAAGGTGTGCCAAA
This window encodes:
- the LOC130999333 gene encoding non-specific lipid transfer protein GPI-anchored 16-like encodes the protein MASLQIILPILVSLSWIYGTNAQITTACSSSMISSFTPCLNFVTGSSGSGSSPTRDCCDALKSLIVNNMDCACLIITGNVPVSIPFINANLGSALPRACKSSVPMQCKSSGVPLPAPGPVLFTPPAPPAAAPVHDVPAATPLHAHAPKGSKAATAAAPPPAGSLDIAPAPSSTPKFPLGPGANPGIRPVVNPSSAASNLFAVSLPYLVLMFAGIIAFKFF